The Lathyrus oleraceus cultivar Zhongwan6 chromosome 5, CAAS_Psat_ZW6_1.0, whole genome shotgun sequence genome includes the window gaagcctttAAGCTGAAGGgcctctctgagcaagtccgTAACGACTTCATTAAAAACGCTGTGATCAGACTTCAGGAGCGCCTAGCCAGAGAAGTTGAGGAGCGAGCACGCAAAGAAGCAGAAGAGAAAGTCAAGCAAGAAGAACTGCAAAGGATCAAGGAAGatgaagccaaagctctagctgcTGCCGCTGCTGCCGCTGCTGCCGCTAAAGCACAAGCCAAAGCTGCCGTTGAAGCAGAAGCACGCCTAACTGAAGAGTCTACCACCAGGGTAGAACAagatgctctgactcagggggagtcctccactTTTGTCCCTCTGGTTCTAAAGACTcttgaagaacttcagaaagaacagcaggaagtccgagccagattaGATCAACAGGACTCAGTaaatgtcaacattcagaatctgctgacccagctgctccagaggatgcctccaACTCCAATcccttaggcacctaggactTGTTTATGTGTTCTTTTCCTTTTGCTTGTTGCTCTAATTTGTGTGTTGCTATGATTTGCTTGTTGTTTTCTGCATTCTTGTGTGTTGTCTAAGTTTCTGGCTTCTGTACCTTCTTTGTGAATATATCTATATATCTTTTTGCTCTGTCATTTTcactaagtctttttgattctgacaaaaaaGGGGATaactaaaaacagctctgatgaaaacatatctaactCCTATCAGAACTCTACAAACATTGTGTCTAATCTTCTTAACTTAGAATTTTGCAGGAGAGTAGCTAGAAACTCCATATCATGGAAGGTGCGGCAAGAACTTCTGAACTCTTATCTTAGGGGGAGCTCACTTCCATCTGATCTAAAAACTCTTATCTAAATGTTTCATCTCTGAATTAAAAtttttttgtcatcatcaaaaagggggagattgtaagaacaaaattagttctacaatagaattccaggattttgatgataacaaaggatgataccaaaaatggcaccctaacaaaatttttctaagtgtgcaggactctgaacataaacaaaggactctgatcattttatcagatataaacactgatcagatacaaagtgctagaatatcagacgcatctgaggaagaagtgcgcCCAAGAAGTTCCGAATCTGAGAAAAGCAAGACCGTAAAAAGAAACCAGAAGCTCTAACAACTACTggtcttagttctgatgatctaaaagactagtactctgagaagctctgatgaaaCTTCGACATAATCTCCTTCTGACGCATGACTCCGATATaacaagactctgatgaagattcaccaaatcTAGAAAGAGTAACGGAAGGAACTTCTcaatatggaaaggaagtattttaagaaagaagttattcagggacacaaattggttatggcaagaaacacagaagtaatgacattgaatgctcatcaaagaccaatattctgtcatcactccaacggtccttctcaccactatataaaggacaacctacctcattgagagatacaacaacaacacacagaaaaagttattcatattctctctcaatttttcacgagctgctctcatacgtgaaaactcttgctcaaatattctgctgtaatacttgcttactcttagaagcacctTCTATTACAAATTTACTttgctaaattgcttttgttcctcaagtgactctgcgtagtctatatacttgagaggactaagagatcattctcttagacgtttggttgtataatctttcaagattagtggattaagtcctttttgaaggcgaaatcaccttggccgggtggactggagtagctttgttttctaagcgaaccagtataaaattctgtgtgttcttattttttttgaaaaagcttttattttctaaaataattcaaacccccctttcttgtttttctcaccttcaaaacGAAGCCAACCCCTTGAGTATTTGAAGGCTATGTTAAGCTGTAGGGAAAGTTTCTATGAAAAAATCCTTAGCATTACTTCGGTGTCTGAAGGTCAACCTTCGAGCACTCCTACAAATGAACTACTTTCTAAGATTAAAGACAAAGTCTTCAAAGGCGACTTGTTCCTGCTGCTGCTGGCTGATCCTTCTACCCCTTTGACCTTAAAGGCTTTTCTGAACTAGGTCGACCTGCTGGAAACTTCTACTAAAGTTGCCAATGTTATATTAGAGATAGGTACTATGATCGACCAAGCTGTCGCAGATCATAAGTTGCTACCTCAACTTACAAGAGAGATTGAGAAGAAGTTTGGTTCTGAGGCTGCTGCCTGGGATGCTGTCACCTAGTCTACCAACAAGGTGATGGAATTGGAGCAGACTAAACAAAAGAACAAAGAAAAGATCGAAATCGATGATCGTAACATTGCTTCTTGGAGGAAGCAAATGGAAGAGCTTCAGGCGAAGACTTCTGATGCAGAAAGAAGCAAAAATCAACTCTTAGAGTTTGATGATGCTTTAATGGCTAAAGAGATAGCATTTGGCATGGAGTTTGTTGAACAGGCTCGACAACTTGAGTCTGACCTCAAACTCCTCCGATTGAAGAGGTCTTTATGCGAGAAACGTCTGGAGCTTCTTAAAGCCAAGTACCTTCAGATCAAGGCCAACATTCCTTTCtaaattttctcttttccatTTTGTCTATTTTTAATGTAATGAGAAATTTTAATTGTAACGAATATTGGCTCTTTGGGCCTTTGAATCTAATGTAAccattttggcatttttaccataTTGGCTTTGATTCACTTATATATAACTATTCGTCTCTTATTTTTATCTCTTGGAGCACTGGtctatattttttcaaatatttcccattAACTCTTAGAATTCTTCTGTCTTCGTTAAGCTCTTCGATTTCATAGGCACCATTGGAAAATACTTGCAAAATCTGAAAAGGGTCTTCCCACTTCGGGGACCACTTCCTTAAGGGTCTATCCtttcgatccattggaaggatcaCTTTCTAGACCAAGTCTTCAGGCGAAAAACTTTTGACTTTTACCCTCTTGTTATAAGAGATTTCTATTCTCTTCTTTTGCCTTTTTAATAACTCCAAGGCATTTAACCTTTCTTCATCTAAGTCAACCAATTCATCCAGCATCATGCTCCAATATGACTCTGTTGGAAGTTCATGGTGCCTTTGAATCCTTATAGTTTGTAGGTGAATTTCTACTGGTAGAACATCATCGTGGCCAAAAGTTATCCGAAAAGGGGTCGACTTAGAGGCTTCTTTGGGAGAGGTATAACATGCCCATAAAATCTGATCTAGAGTTTTGTGCCAATTTATAGGCTTCTTCCCCACATGCTTTTTAATCAAACCAATTATCACTTTATTGGCAGCTTCAACTTGTCCATTAGCCTGAGCATAATAAGGCGTCGAAGTTAATAGTTTGAAACCCATTTCTTTGGCAAATTATTGCATTTTCTTTCCAATGAATACTGACCCTTGATCTGTTGTAACAGTCTCtgggattccaaatctataaataatGTGCTTCTGGATAAACTCGATCACATCCTCCCGATTCACATTTAGTAAGGGTATAACTTCGATCCATTTCGTAAAATAATCAATGACCACCAATATATATATTTGACTTTTAGATGATGATGGCCGAATTTCCCCAATTAAATCTAAAGTCCCAACCTCTTAATGGCCAAGGCTTGATGATAGAGTGCAATTCACTTGTAGGAACATGTTGTATGCCTGCATGTATCTGACATTATTGGCATCCCTTtgcaaattcaatgcaatctttcaacatagTAGGCCAATACACCCCTTGGCGAAATAAAAGAAATTTCATCTTATGACCAACTTGGTGTGCCCCACACGCTCTATTGTGGACAGCCGAAAGGGCCAAGTATGCCTCTGACTCACTGAGGCACTTAAGCAAAATTCCCTCAGGAGACTTTTTAAACAACTATATACCCAAAAGAACATAACTCAATGCTCGATACCTGGTTTTTCGATCAGTAGACACTGTTGGATTCTGTAGATACACCACTATTGGTTTCCTCCAATCTTCATCTGTCAGATTGTCTATTGCCAATATTTTGAAGTTCCCCTCGTCAGCGTATCCCAACTTCGTCTTTTCTAAGTCTAGAGGTGTTAATTTGGTTTCCACGACCTTTCCTCTGACTTTGATGACTTTTTgcaatttttcttttgaaattttatacccGGATGAAATTTGAGCCAAATTGTTAGCCAATTGATTTTCTAGTTGAGGCATGTGTCGAATAGTAGCCATTTTAAATCTTTTTAGCAACTGACTGGCTATTATGAAGTACATAATTAAATTCTCCTTAATACATCTATATTCCTTTGTGATCTGCTTTATGACTAACTCCaagtcacccattatttcgactcgagTTGCCCTGAATTCCAACAATATTTCAAGTCCGGCTATGAGGGCTTCATATCCAGCCTCATTGTTTGAGCAGAGACCCTCCATTCTGTACTTGAATcttgttggaattttattaggagaaattgtagcggtaaattcatgaccattaagctatggataaacttaacgtcaataaaaccagagtcaccactgcgcttttattgtttccaagggaaaaaggaaaagtacgaacaaaacccaaagataagaagttttcaaattaaaactaataaaatgccagagattacagataagggggttagttacacagagggaaggtgttagcatccaaagtatcctacgtactcctagggagccctttttatgtgtgcatgtgttttgctataaaatgatgtttgcaataaatagaatggagggatgagaaaagaattcattaattatatttttgtgtttgacaagaccttcagacttgtgcctatgtaccaacataaaaatgagggatcaaaacctcgtagttcttggtatcaatttcaaagtgagtgaattgcttttaacaaaagtttaagtttaaaagaggcacaaaaggcctaaaaagatttgaatgagtgctaatcctttttttctttttaaattttaagtcaaatatggttaagttcatttacaaatttgattatcaaaaagagtttgaaaatgcagtggcataaggccaaagtttctagtttgcaaaagagtctaagtttagaaatcacaagcaaagaagattttaaaaggagggagaaatttgaaattaaagaaatgagaggagatgaagagactactcctgagcaaaaattaaaagttaagagttgaaaagatatgatcaatgggatgcaatcaaatagacaagaatgtcatatagaaacccacttttcccttggactttagaatcaagcaatatcaatacacaaatagcaagatgaagagcaagacatcaaataaagatagccacatccaagctagcaacttcatgatcttcttcataatctcccatgtatcagatgaaataatCCTTTGAATGGCTTAGAATAATGCgttagacacaggttcaaagtaacaattgcatcaagaccatgtagcagagGAACTCAAGTGGATCTTCAATAgttgcatcagatgaaagttttCTTCATAAGCACTTGATTTCAGAAATggttggcattggccaagtccttttgcatagggaatgtttcctaattctaagtcaaatgtctcagatcaaatccaacagtctACACAAACAATTTTatagggtttttgttgttattatgtacattaggGCCAAAAGACCCCAAatacaaacaaaatacacaaacaagtatgTACAGACACAAAATATGGCTCAggtgagcaaagtgaaaatgatattaaagtaaacaagttaaatggtatgaataatgtaaaatgataaaagacttgaatttaaagtgcataaaagtaaatggcttgaaattaaaagttagtcaaatgttagttgattagaagttagtattgcttttgcttttgttattttaagtcattctttggagaacactcaacccactattcacaagcatggatccttgaaccaagacattttccaaaggaaggaaaaaaggccaagtttccacacaataccatgaaaggggggagacttacaatctcacttactagaatgttatgccttttgtgtcaaaatttagcgctattttaagcaatcgtaattggacttatgcagaagtcataactatttgaggctgggcaatagaaattttggtgttaatggatgttagagatatggtataatgaacgatactcctaaaacataccatacacacaaagaaaatggcaaaagggtggacctagtcttatccatacttatgttgattttgcaatcaactagtcttaggataTAAAGAAATCATAGATCAATGAAATGTATGGGAGataatgggattgaagatgaagagggaggggaaatgagataaacacaaattggtcaaaggaggactttatcaaattaaaatcattcattcattttgggagatgaaacatacatttcatcaatcccctaaatccaatgattttaatccaacaaagtcaaataaaccttTAGTAAtgcccaacaacaatagtcaaactcaacaagtcaacacaaatagctcaacacaatttatttacaattacacaattaaaaatcaattaaaaatgcattaaattaaattatgattgatcaaaatcctaaaacctcttcgaaacaccaaataaatgaccaagagatttatcatgggtcaaacaaggtcaaagaaccttggagaaaaaatttcattatttttggaaacttaaaaatatttttaaacaattaaaaatatgcacaaaaacaattaaatcatgaaaaatattaatattggtccaaaaagtaattttaattcataaaatgaaagaggaaattatttgaaattatttagtgaaagtcccatattttttggatcaatattaaaattaatgTGAATCAATGAAAATAAGGCAAttaaaaaaaatcagaaaatgcaaaaaaaacatggaccacttgatctccctcattaattgaggtggcagatcaagtggatcccAGTGTGTGTTCCACGTGTTTTAGAGTCAACAGCGCTGCACATGTGataatcaaaaccaacgcctaagattaaaacaaaatgaatgaatcatgtggttcagagacaCGCCAATGCATCGTTGGAGctagagctccggtcttcttctccggtggacctcaccggactggtccactctcaaccatcaccaaaatgaaaaataatgacatgaatttaaagtaaaaatgctcaggagctcgaatctggcctcaattttgtctaactccaagtatatagaaagatacagggagttgaattttgaggatcatgatttgagttgcttcgatttgacctcaaagcaactcaatcttgtttcctatattggtaggacttcagacaacaaaaaattaacaagaatagtggagaactgagtgagaatcgaagagatgaaaaattcagaaatttaccttcactgcaggttcagatggacacaatcttgctctcaattgtgcttggccttgcttcagatgcttgatggagtggaaatggatcaaggaagaagaaggactcttggagtttgaatctcaaaacaatggGAGATTTCAAACTtgattttcaatgaaaatcaccaagcttatcctttgaatatgagggtttagggttgctgattcaaagcttGCGTGCCAGGGTCCTTAGTTATGAGCAAGAtcacttctatttataggccaagtGATTGATAATTACACAATTCTTTCAAAACTCCAAAAATAGCAATTtgcctttgcatggatgcatgggcgtgtgataggcccatgtaatgatgcattcaggtccaaaaatgattgtaagcaatgctgaagtcatgtggaaaggccatgcaatcgtgtgtggaaagtggaacttcaaatcttccaaatggtccttcacCTTTAAGCCATGTTCAAGTCATTCAttctttgtccaaatgagatgaatttggactttttggaaagtttaaATCAAGAGgaaaactttcatgttgaataaattttcatttaaagcttggttcatgatgaattttgaggtggaagtttggaaaatcaaacatatcaaaaaaaattctaagtaccaagccatatgttcacttcttccaccttggataactttatctatggacttcaaatgagaaaagttccttcatcaaagttgtagctattttACATACcttcaatttagtcacaaatttgatctcatttggatttagcatgaaggagttatgcattttagaagttgaggaaaatcacttgttcaatgttatgggcccaaaatgacctataatgtttcctcatatcacatgtatttgcaagttgaatttccacttcctccaaacataaaagttgaagtagacatcttgaatttgatcatgtaACTTGAATGGCTTTgatctcataaaaattgagcaagttatggtcttggaaagttgacctcaaaattagggtttagacaaaatgacctataatcgttcaccataaaaaatgactttccaagcaaaactagccctatacctcaacatgaaagttgtttgtaatgtcatttagagtaactctgcttttggaatcattttcatatgacaaaaattgtaggaggtaggatctagggaaccccagttttgatcagttgacttcctctggtcaaccaccatgaaccaacttgctagcttgatattcttTTTACTTTTGAGAcccatggaggatcatatatgaataagatgatgaaatttcaattataccttgaaatatttgatcaattgatgaagaagcttgttgaagaagtcatataagatacccagatgaattagggtttccaaggcaaaccaactccaaactcttgatgatttcttgatcaaaataacatgtgaagatcatggggattcatatatgatacttagagccgATGTAGACCAAatattgattgagctccttgcaatgagggtcttaaaccctagatatgagcttgatagatcaaaggtgagcatgtgcactacctacaaaatagttagactatacaatgacatatttttggtatttttgttagtaaataaagaaaaacaaagtatgatacaatcaaatgtgcttggtgatctctccaaatgcaaacccaatgagtgaagggtaaggaggatgccaaggtgtgatccaaatgctaatgcatatgatgagaagagcatgagggatcttagggtcaaaattggggtcttacagctgcccctatttaaggacgttctagctgaggagatgaaggttaatATCTTCACATCGACTTagtagaatgaacttaaataacatcatatagaaacaaattttggtccctgagagacctcatgatgaaTATGACttgaatgttaaaataatctccgtagggaaaatattgccacaaaggaaaagaatctcGAGAGCCCGAAAGCCCGCAGGAGCATAagctgtcgcaacctgcgaaaaaacaaccgacgaaaaaagaaatgacagaagagtcaccaccgtgtgttatttatcccaaaggggggggggggggaaggaaacgctcgaagtaaacctggaaaaaggaaaggaaaagacaaggtctcgcaaccaaatcttgggttcgggagtcgattatgcgaagggaaggtattagcacccctacgcatccgtagtactctacgggatccactagtgtagttcttgtctaaagggtgtgggtttatctaataTACAATTTACtaaaaagggtcaaaagaaaatgactcgcacggatgtcgcatccactgcatacgtatctcatctggatatgagaatcagagtcttcgtagctcgtctacctaggggttaaagggGTAAGTatgctcggtaagacatcgcgtcttatgcctacatatctcatctggaatgagaatcagagcaagccgtagttcggctaactacgggttaagggttgggtttttgggtgaacgacgttactgcacaatctaccggatgctcgacctttggagacttactcacctgtagtagaaggagttaacgtgttcttaggagaagaaaaatcaatgagttgttggtgtttCTTAGGGAtactcatgcaaaaaggcagtcctagacgaaggaaccgcgctaccttaattgacatgcaaatgagagaccatgcgaagcctagcaatcctatggggagatgatcacaccacacaaaacatgtatcttaaagtaaacaTACCAGCAGGGGGCttaaacatacatgggtagggctttagtcaagaggggtcatatcaacctcgacaaacaagccatggaagggtaatcaaatgggctcttaaccactgacattgaccgtcagggtgagcagatcaaaagggtaatgaggataaggcctcatagctcttaaccctggacgAGGTGAGCTTATGAAaaaaagtgggggttcagaaaggcggaaccctctccactgaccgaccggacaaaagatcttgggcttttgttctgaaaCATCGATACatagtgtgatcttaaagaacgacgcactgaataaagggggattgactactaatcccttttatcccTCAATTGCCTCTTTatgaggtctttagcactgatgcctattcttggaggtctttaggcacaaaagtaaacacaaaaacattgcctcctatcgaggtcttccagctaagaaagcggtaaaaatgcgggaaaaataaagggatcaagaggtctaccgtacggataaagatccgaagcaacaacaactaaaggaataagaaacccaaagaccATTCCAAGCTaagcaccatcaaagaaagtgagtcagtacaggtaatcggaatagacctccaggtggtatcccacaaataaagtggaataccaggcaagccatctctgcaagagtcatgtgagccctcacaaaaactcaacaaataggttagaataacaggatggaatcaggagaaaacaatgccatggtgaacacaaaacaggttagagcaaacagaaaaaatcaagtactgtcacgctcgctactgctttgcctagcgaaggcttagcgaagcttcgctgtaggctcgcctagcgaagcggctagcgaatgcctgcgggttttgggttcttcattgataacaATCCGATCTCGGTaacccaaaccctatggtatccatcaGAAACGAAatgattaaacattcaaggtattgtttacgtattcatgcatatttaaacccgtgggcaaaaaccgACCGATGCCCACATACATTCATAGGATTCAGATTGAAAACATAGAGTAATGGGAgtaagggcaaacctgattggagagatcggttaaaatcgaatggcacggctgggttcGTAAAACActgttagggtttgcgtgagatggcAGGTGAAAAAGTGTGCGAGTCCGAGTGAACCTTTTAGAGTTGTCTGGAGGTTGCTATAGATTAGCTCGTAGGTCTCCTTTTTCTTTCTCCTTTTCTCCAGCCATTTTTTTCTACTGAAACCTCAGTATTTATAAGCTGATTTCGTGACTTGTGGGCTCaaaatgagggcaactcaagcccatgactttctgttattttctggaaacgcgtgcgcttcgcctagcgaaggatctgctcgcgtagcgagcatgacagttcctttcgctaagcgaaccattctgcttgcctagcgagcatgatagctcAGGCTCTGCTTTTTGCTCCTTAAGAACAGTGTTTTGAATGATGAATTGACCCCATTTGAACCCGTTGGAAGTAACTCGAGTTCTTTtcttgtgttgactgatcacccggatagaaccTACAAagtcttggatgatgttcaagcttccAGGATCcgattctgattgacatgatgaaatgcaatatgaaatgttaaatgaaaatgaaaaatgaatgcatgaatgaggagggcaaattttggggtgttacagctgcccctattcaatcatcagttaacccgagcaggatgaaagcgaacagctcatcagacaaacagggtgaactgtgattgaataccaaagacagaccgaaaatttacGCTCTGAGAACACCGTAACAATACATCGCGCTGTTttttttcttccgatcctctggctgaatctgaatc containing:
- the LOC127079167 gene encoding eukaryotic translation initiation factor 4 gamma-like; its protein translation is MTSEAFKLKGLSEQVRNDFIKNAVIRLQERLAREVEERARKEAEEKVKQEELQRIKEDEAKALAAAAAAAAAAKAQAKAAVEAEARLTEESTTRVEQDALTQGESSTFVPLVLKTLEELQKEQQEVRARLDQQDSVDLLETSTKVANVILEIGTMIDQAVADHKLLPQLTREIEKKFGSEAAAWDAVT